ttaatcaccaacacaacttttttttccttcatgaaatatttgctccatcatacctttaatttttattacttatctagcattggttcacaattataacaccatcaagtgcatttgttttataagtccgcggcagcgcgcgggcaaGTCATCTCATTAGATCTAAATCTCaacataaaaagtaaatgaaagaTCATAATACAGTTCAGGAATAAATATGGTATATCCACTAATCTTGTAATGTAATGAAATTGGCAattctttgtattttaatattacagtgaaatttgttttacaatgcctcttttttagaaaaataatgcaCAAATCCTTAGCAGAATTCGGTTATGCTATTCTCATTAGGGCTGagcattttcagttcggttcagttttggaccaaaataaacaactaaaccgtttttttttttagtttttgaatcgaaccgaaaaccggttcaaaccgattaatttcggttcggttttttcccctttcaaaCCAAACTGCAATGCCAAGATGCCATCCTCTAAGAATCAACAACGTTGTTCTCGTTGTTACAACTTCttgcaaaggaaaaaataattgcaaaaaaacAGTATCAGTTCTTAGCAATCACTGCTTTGATTTTTATGGACACTCTTCAGCTTCTAGATCCGAAATAATCCCTCTCTGGCAATCAAGGTGGGATCTTTTTATGTCGTGACCCATGAAGGAGAATCAAGTAAATCAATGGAAGAATCATCAGCAATTCATCTCTGACATGGCaagtttgagagatgagagacagaAAGCATCGAAGAttggaagagaagaagacaaaTTTTACTCAAATGCTGAAAGGAAATATTAAAGCTTTATCTGTAATCTTTACTTTTCCTTCAcgttgagagatgagagacaaaGAGAGCATGGGGCTGTGAATGAAGGGACCCTTCAATATGAAAGCATTCAAAGACTTAATGGGAGGGGAGAGGGCGGCTGtgtgaaagggaaagaaatgatAAAGGCCTGCTAGGGTTGTTGGCTAATGGGAGGGAGGGGTGGCCCGCGCTTggtttattactttatttttttttcatttttaaaccgaaccggttcggtttggttcgggtTGGCCGGTTCAGgcacatcaaaacaagaaaCCGGACCGgacatttttctaaatattttaatcgcttcaatcggttttttttaccggttcggtttttttggttaatttttttttatgttttctcgattaaattggtttttcgatttttttgctcacccctgaTTCTCATCGTTATTAGCAATGATACATATCCACtatcattattgttattattattataataattattattattctcatcgttattattatcattattaatattatcactGTCATTATAGCTACCATCATTATTGCtattatcaataaataatatcataattgttattagtattattatcgtaatcattatcattatcattatcattattatcgttgttattattattgctattattattactgtttatactattgttataattattatcaccgCCATTATAACtaatattatcatcattttattcttattactattactattactattattgttattgttataacctcaattattattattattattactactactactactactactattattatcacaatCACGATTACTATTAACTATTActatattgttgttgttgttgttattaatataattattaataaatttgaaaaaaaattattactattgaaaaaaaccacatttgatttgaagggtaaaattaaaaactataagaactttgaAAAAGGAGccaagagaaaaaatcaaaaatcaaaagtagaaagaccaaattgaaaaacataatatatacaaattagaattgaagggctaaattgtaaacaaataaaactcaatcaaaagagaaaatgaccaaaatcaaaaatcaaaacaaagaggATGGAATCCgaaacaccaacaaaaaataGAGACGGATTTAGGAGGATTGAAactataaaatgaataaaaaaaataagaaattaaaagaatgagaattaaaatgaaaaacaaaacatataagaaactgtaattgaaggataaaattgaaaaaaacaaaacttctataaaagaaataaggacgaaataagaaatttaaagaatgaggactgaaattgaaaaacaacaaacaaagaggaTAATTGTGCACTTTAATtctcaagagagagaaaaaaaagaaaaaacaaaaaaaatcgatCACCGACGGCAATCCAACCGTTATAAGCCTACACGCTCCACACTATATGGAAGAGGGCACGACTGCGCATCCAAAGAGACGGTGGATTGCTAGATTTGGCTACCAGGCGGCATCACACGCGCCACCTGAATGACGCGGACACCACCCACTTGTTGGTGCGTGTAGAACACGTGCCAACAACTtatcgattaaaaaataaagcgtGAAAATGCCATTACACCCCTCATAATCCTCTTAATCACATAAAATACCTatgtgaaaataccaaaatacctcCAAAggcaaagctttttttttttttaactttttctaaagctaaaaacattattttactgtacatgaaaattagaaaaacctgAAATACCCTTGTCAATagctcatctttttttttttttttatcttggaggCAAAGGAGTATTTTTACTGTTATGAATATTGTGAAAAGCCAATAAAGTCCCTGATCAACAATTCTAAATTTTGTTGACTTTAGAGGTAAAAAAGTTTTTGTACtgtgtttaaaaaattgaaaagatgcATACACCCCCAAACAAATCTTTTAATGACCACTGAGCCAGGGGAAAAGACCAAAACACCCCTAGATCATAGGCTTAAATTTAAGTCACTCAAGGGTAAAAGTGTAAttttactgttgtaatccacagtaaTCTGTGTGTAAAAGTACAGTGAATCTCCTTGTGATTTAGCTCCTATTAATAGTGAAGCAActcgttttttctttttattttttcccctttaatttaacctttttatagcataattaaatgaaactagttttgaaattatgatacaactgttaaattaaaaaaaaaaaaacaggactgaaatataaaatacaaataaaatgtgTATAATCTCAAATTCTCgatagtttttattttggtccagaTTTGTTTTTCCGGTCCATGTCTTTGAGATATGAGAGAGAAAGCCTATCTAAAAATGGCAAGGAGGTATAAAATTGACAATTTGACCATTTTTTAACGACGAAACTTACAATTATTGGTGTTAACAAGTTCCATTCAACAAGTGGTCAATGATTGTGAGTTTTTTGTATAAACATGCCTGAAACGAGAGATTgagtttagttttgatttttttttattgagctaatttttgtgtgtgtgtttttgggCTGCTGGGTGGTTTATGGAAGTTTTCATAGTGTTATTTTGGGTGAAAACGGGTTGAACAATGGattttcaacccaaaaaatCACACCCTAGATTTTTCAGCCATCACAACGGTGGTAGGTTTTTAGGTTGGGCAACAATAGGCAACGCACAATGCGTAgcctgtttctttttttttttaaacaagagGCGTATGAAATGTCATATGCcccttataaaagaaaaataaataaatatagccTAGACACGCATGTTTGACATGGGCTCATGTGTGTGGACTTTATTTAAAACTCGCTTTCCTGGcttgacttctttttttcagcattgagtttttgttgaatttttgtactattttttttctttaatttttttctttaatatttgattgttttttaattggcttttattttttcatcatataattaaataaaaaaaatctcagttGACCCATTGGGGTCCATAACTTAGGTCACAAGTTTGGTAAGCTAGTTCAGCTAGGCACTCGAGCCTGGCTTTTTTTAAGGCCCGCACACTTGGCTTggcctgtattttttttcaatttcattcttcaacattgagtttttgttgaattttttgttgattagtcttcattttcatcatataattaaataagaaatctCACTTGACCCATTAGAGTTCATAACTCGAGTCATAAATTTAGTAAGCTAACTGGGCTTGACATGATCTACTATAATACGtcattttaatgtttaaaataaaaaaggtcttattttttttaaaaaaaagtcaaacaacTTTTTACTAGGCATGCATGTTGCATTTGAATCTTACAtctagcctcttttttttttttggtgtgtcttatgacttgatttttttttagcatattaaGTGGATTgagttatattaaaataatttttatataatttaacttgAAACAAGGACTGTgctaaaagtctaattaagaatttttaaatttaatttattagactGGATTTaatgataatgaaataaaatttcctgcaatatgaatatttattttttatattaaaaaagaataaatcaatTTGACCCATAACATGGGAAGTTACCTAACATGCGCGCGTGTAGTGTACGCGAAGAGGCTGATTATAAATCTGGTATGAAAGACTGCATTTTTCGCACTCATATTTAAAGTTTATCTCAGCACTCAAAATGACTTGGAAGTTTATCTTTCATTTTGCGAAGAAATGCTATTTGACATTGTGAAATCCAAAAGTtacctaaataatttttttctttgcccccTCTAATTTataatccccccccccccccccccccccaactattttttcttgctcCGCCCCTGCTTTTTATCGTTTTGAACATCGTATTATAAAGGGAATATTTAGGTGAAAAACGGAAGGCAGGGAAGCGACCTCACCAAATCAATAGAATTAAGGAAAATAAGTTTCGGTTAAGGTAAaataaagttatatatatatatatatatatatatatatatatatataaatgaaagaaaggCTTCAATATTAACATCACGCAGCCTCCACAAATTGCAGCCACTTCCAGCACATCATTCACCATTAACAAAATCAACATGCAAGTTAAACCTGAGTTACATTTTCGAAAACTCAGTTTTAACCAGTGAAGTAGGTAACTAAATGACATTTACATTTTCAAAAGTCACAGTTAAATAAATGTACAGTCTTGCTCACGCCAGTGCATAAACCGCTACTTCACATGAGAATCATAGGGCATATATACAGTATCTGGAATAATAAGGGGCAGCTTATCAATGTACATGAACAGCCTCTTGCAATTCTGTCTCGTAATCAAGGCTAAATCGACAACGTCAGACTTCTCTGCATAGATCCAAAGGTCGCCAGAATTGACCCTTTTAAGACTACCGCGACAAAAGGGGCATGATTGAGACCGCCCACGCCTGTGATGAAAGCGAAACAACATATCAAGGCACTATAGAAGTTAGGAAAGGACGAAACCATAGGCCCACGATAGCATTAATTGAGAGGACTCTTTCAAATTGAGAAACCATAGGCCAACAAACCCTTCAAAAATGTAGCAAACCAGTCAAGGACCTCCATTCCTGAGGCTGAAGGGTTGGCCTAACAGCTTTGGGACGATTCAAAAGTTCAGAGGTAAAAGATACCAGACAAAAATTCCAAGCATGGGGATGCATGAGCAACAGAAAATTATGCACGAAGAAGTAGCTCTGTCCTCTTTACATCAATGTGGGATTAGATAGGTATTACAAGTGAGTTTCATAAGAATGTGAAAGGAGTAGCAATCACCAAGTGCATAAAGTGACTGTCCAATCCAATCTTCAATTTCAGGGCAAAGACTAAAGACACAtccacatatttttattttttggttgcaGTAAAGATGAGATAATCAGAAATTGCGCTAGGACCCATAGAAAGAAGACAGTAAGCTCACCAATCCCGATAGCACCTCAAACACAAAGAATGACTGCAAGTAGGCAACACAACCTTGTTGTTCATTTCCATGCAAATCCCAcactcttcttctctttctataTCGACTTCTGAGAGTTTCCCCTTCTCCAACTCATCCTTTCTTCTATATCTCATAGTACATACTTCTTTCTGTTTCCTGTCATCCACATCCGTGATTCCTCCTTGAAGTTGCAGTAAAGAAGGAAATATCACCGCtgtttatagaaaacaaaatttgtaaGCTTGAATTTCACCCCTACAAACTGAAGATGTTTCCTCCAAAATTTGAGTCTgggtaaaaaggaaaaagattcAGTCTTCTCAGAGTATCACTCACCATAAAATTCTCTAATGCTAGCTTTTCTTTCCTGAACAGACATAGTAGTTTTCCCATCTGCATAGGTCTGCACCAATCAGCACACCGTCACACCCCAACAAGAAGTTGTAATATTATTACTACATTTTTGAAGGTGATGGAGTGATGAAGAGTCACAACAGACAAATTAAATGGATAAATAACTTGGCAATGAAAACTGAAGGGCACATAACAAGGGGGAAACTGACAGAAAACAGTGCAAATCTAAAACAAGAAAACTGAAATGAGAAACGTGGAAAGAAACATACAAGATAAATAAGAATTCTTAGCAAACCAAGGGCACCAGCAAGGTTACAATCAGTCCACTGcacaagaaagagaaaaaattggGCTGCTGGGCTATAGGATAATCGCATCTGAAGGCGAGCTCCGTCGTTCTCCCTTGGATGATCTAAAGCACTGCATTAACAAGATACAATGTAAGACACACAATGACAGAACTTGTTCACTCTTTCTTCCCTTGCATTGAAAAAGGAGAGAAGCAATGATCACGGACAAGAAATTGTTAGCACCAACAACAATCGACATTGCTCTCTAATTAAGATAAGAAAGTCTTATCAGAATAAACCCTTAAGAAAAATCAGGTCCAACTCTAACCGATGATACAGTAAAAGTTGAAAAACGCAATAACAGTAGTATTGGGGTTAAACTTATGACTGcaagttttatttaaaagcAAATACTTCCagaattataaataacattgccttctttttttctatttttctattaacaGGACAGTTTTGTAGCAtgaaagaaaattctaaaacaGGCGCTGTTAAGAGAGAGTATGAGAAACAAGTTGCTAATAACTGGTATCTAACCAGAAGTTCACATTAGCTTTACTCAGGGCCACATGTATAATTTTGCTAGCATTGTGGTTGGCAATATATAATTTCTAGACACTTTGAATCAATGAACAGTAACAGGGTCTGCTTTACCAATCTTGAGGTTTCTAATGAACAAACTAGCTTAAAGACATAGAACTAAAAAAAGCAATATTGATTGCAGAATTTGGGGGACCCAAGTTtgcaaaagagaagaaaaccaaGTGAGTGATAAAGTTTCATCTTTAATAATTGAACACAAGTTAATCAAAATGCCATAAGTACAGACATTGATTCATCTTGCTGTTTTAACAACAATAGCTACTTGCCTATAGTCttttaaaatcatgtaaaaacaACAATCTTATTCCTTTGTTTCAGAACATGATCACAAGTTTAAAGGATTTTCCCAGCAGAAAACtaggagagaaaaaacaattgctTTCTCATTGAAACACAGTCCCTCTAAAATCAACTTCAAGACCATAAATCAATtcaccaattaaataaattcaagaatcaTTGTGACTTCTTATAATTCAGAAATTTCTTAGTTTggctattttaaaataaagcaaaGGCAACAAAACTGGATCAAAATCACAGTACACGCATCATTCATGCATTAGTGATTGATAACTAATATAGAACAATTACGCATTCAAAAACTTACACTTAAACCATaccagatttttttaaaagaaaaaaaatttaaaagtacgAGATAGAGAGAGAGTACAGAGTATTGGCGTGCTGGATATCAGCTTCGAGAGCTTTGAGAGAATCCTTGAAAGACAACTTTCCCATGGCTTCggcttgctattattatttctcGGAAACCAATTCCCatcaaacaaacagaaaaatcaatcaataaaaaacactcCCCTCGATAACTAGAATTCTATCTCCAGAATCagataaattagaaaaagaaattgcctATCATAAACCCTCTCTCCTGCACGTAGTTAAGACACACACCCCCGCTCTTGTCGGTTACGAACTCCTTAAAACTAGACGCAGCTCCGTTATATTTCTCGTTTTACCACTTTACCCTCTCTCGACAAATACTGATaagtttgtccttttttttatttagatcgTTATAATGTACGGTATcgcttttattattttgttagtaCTGTGTATATAAGCATAATTTATCAAGGTGCACGGTTGCTTTTAGAGACAAGCAGAGGgcatttttgagaaaaaataattactaacaTTTACAGCAAAAGCTTTACATGAGGTGACATGTCAAGGACAGAAAAAATTCACTGCTACTCGGGATAAGAATGGTTGCTCTAACAGAAATAAGGctgttgtgtttttaaaaatttaattgtttttatttaatttttttttagaatgttttgatatattaatattaaaaaataatttttaaaaaataaaaatattaatataatatatttttaaataaaaattactttaaaaaacaattatcattacacttttaaatattaaagtattgagaaataataactaataattacattataaaaaaataatagatataaGAAGAGAGAGTACAataaaccatagttttgaaacccagcctgacgggttaacccgggaCCCGGGCTAGAACCGGGccggattgaagaaaaaatagggaaaaGAAAAATCCGGTGTAACTCGATGACCCAGCAAGACCCGGTTAAAAAttcggttgcaacccgttgactttttttttactaaaacgacgtcgttttgattttaaaaaaatttgacccgGGCGACCTggtcaaaacccgaaacccggaCCTTGGACCAGGCCAGCCACCAGATCAGGTCTGAAAACTATGCAATAAACAATAAAGGGGAGAGGGGagcaaaaattttattataaaacttaggtaacatgtaatttttttcttttttctttatatctaTTCTCTCTCTGAACTATAAAGTAATTATTGATAATAACTACTGGAGTAGTATTTGTTTTCGCTGATTTagtgataaatttttttaaaaaatattaattgtaaaGCATGCAATGAAGTTATTAAATATCAtacctcttattatttttttattacaaaactcttttgtttcttaatcacaacctattttttattgaataattaatgatatccaTGCATGGCAACATAACTgattatcttttgttttgtttttcatgtcaTCACACTTGTTATCATTTTTTGGTCTGTGCATGTTAGTGTTGGACTTTGGTTAGTAGTTATTTCCTATTATATAATAAGcgatgtattttttattgaataattagcACTATTCAATTATCCATACCTCCCTAAATAACTAATGATCAAGGGTGGAGATAGGGGTTGGTAAGTGTTCGGCCCTGGAGTCTAGACACGATCTAGCTAACCATATCAAAATCAatcgttttatttttctttaaaatattataaaacaacATTTCAGATCGCCAGATGTTAATCCGCTAAAATTATGATCCGAGTTATGAACCCGAccgaatttaataactttatttataaattttttatttatttatttatattataataaaattagtcACATGCAAGAAAAGctactaaattattttaaaaaaaattactttgtatAAAATAGGCAcatggtaatattaaaaataatatataagtttatttgaaaacaaagtaaaaacttaatgatatttaataaagtAACACTGCAAAACATAGTTTTGAAGCCCGGCCCGGCCGATCCGggactggaaccgggccgggttgaagaaaaaacgggggaaggaaaaacccggtgtgacctggcgacccggcaagacccggttgCAAATccgttgacttttattttttttgtttttttactaaaacgacgttgttttgatttttttttaaaaaaactgatccAGTCAAGACCCGATAACCCAGTCAAAACCTGGAACCCGGGTCTTGGACCGGGCTGGCCACAAGGCCAGGTCTTAAAACTATGctgcaaaatatattttttataatttattttattttatagatttttttttaattttaaaaaaaccaaagccaCGTAGAAGGGCAGGCAGTTGAGCCTGGTTGGGTAAGCATGCTTGGCCCATTTTCAAGTATGTTAGGCGTGTGTGCTTGTGATGTCAAGCTTAGGGtctggttttgttttatttttattttgtgtcctttttaaaaaaaacaaatgattcatTGTCTTCTACTAGATACTTTCTAACCACCTCGAGTGGCTAGAAAGTGGACAAAAAGTTAAATTCTGCCCCTTGGCTTAAAACAATTGTTTCCAATCCCCTTTTCACCGGAAGACACCTTATAAACTTctaagagcgtgtttgacagtgtagttgcgggtgttttttaaataatttttcgtgttaaaatgcatgttaatgatgttttttta
This region of Populus trichocarpa isolate Nisqually-1 chromosome 9, P.trichocarpa_v4.1, whole genome shotgun sequence genomic DNA includes:
- the LOC7481481 gene encoding E3 ubiquitin-protein ligase AIRP2: MGKLSFKDSLKALEADIQHANTLALDHPRENDGARLQMRLSYSPAAQFFLFLVQWTDCNLAGALGLLRILIYLTYADGKTTMSVQERKASIREFYAVIFPSLLQLQGGITDVDDRKQKEVCTMRYRRKDELEKGKLSEVDIEREEECGICMEMNNKVVLPTCSHSLCLRCYRDWRGRSQSCPFCRGSLKRVNSGDLWIYAEKSDVVDLALITRQNCKRLFMYIDKLPLIIPDTVYMPYDSHVK